One window of the Eucalyptus grandis isolate ANBG69807.140 chromosome 8, ASM1654582v1, whole genome shotgun sequence genome contains the following:
- the LOC104415315 gene encoding protein NRT1/ PTR FAMILY 4.5, whose product MGLDEELPGAKELVYQPVKNSGQGGFKATYFLFAMMFLDNIGFVASMASLVLYFMFVMKFDLSGSSTTTTNYLGTTFLLTLVGGFISDTYMTRLNTALVFGAIELMGYLLVIIQSHYKNLQPAPCAESTCVHGSKALLMYMSICLLGLGGGGIRGSIPALGADQFDHRNPKERKDIASFFNWFLLSITIGATLGVTFVVYLSTEKRWDVGFAVSLCCAFLGLVFLALGKRFYRVRVPGESPLLRVLQVLVVAVKNWRAEVPQTAEELYEVRDHRSAREESSSPHTSQFGFLDKAAILPKGTDPAKWKVCTVTQVEEVKILTRMMPILLSTILMNTCLAQLQTLSVQQGTLMDTNLGHFQVPPASIPVIPLVFMSVLIPVYEFAFVPFIRRFTGHPNGITHLQRVGVGLVLSAISMGIAGLVEIKRKQELLRHNYKISLFWLSFHYAVFGIADMFTLVGLMEFFYREAPLGMRSLSTSFSWLSLSIGYYLSSAFIGLIDTVTERLGKGKSKGGWLQGRDLNANHAERFYWFLAILSVVNFVNYLFWANWYEYKNNVPGDEEMLLRAGPNNNGATNDESFATSMSFVSRTQDFSVTQEKEAESTSK is encoded by the exons ATG GGGTTGGATGAAGAGTTGCCAGGGGCCAAGGAACTGGTTTACCAACCCGTGAAGAATTCAGGGCAAGGTGGATTCAAGGCCACCTATTTCTTATTTG CCATGATGTTCCTGGACAACATCGGCTTCGTGGCTAGCATGGCAAGCCTGGTTTTGTACTTCATGTTCGTCATGAAGTTCGACCTCTCTGGATCCTCCACCACCACAACCAACTATCTTGGCACCACGTTCTTGCTGACCCTTGTCGGAGGGTTCATCTCCGACACCTACATGACTCGTCTCAACACCGCCCTCGTCTTCGGTGCGATTGAGCTGATG GGATATCTGTTGGTGATCATCCAATCCCACTACAAGAACCTCCAACCCGCACCATGTGCAGAATCCACGTGCGTTCATGGCTCAAAGGctctcttgatgtacatgtcgATATGCCTTCTGGGCCTTGGAGGAGGAGGCATAAGAGGCTCGATCCCTGCACTTGGGGCAGACCAGTTCGACCACCGCAATCCGAAGGAAAGGAAGGACATTGCCAGTTTCTTCAACTGGTTCTTGCTCAGCATCACCATCGGAGCCACCCTCGGAGTGACCTTCGTGGTGTATTTGAGCACGGAGAAGAGATGGGATGTCGGGTTTGCGGTCTCACTCTGTTGCGCCTTTTTGGGGCTCGTGTTCCTGGCCTTGGGGAAGAGGTTTTACAGGGTCCGTGTGCCCGGAGAGAGCCCGCTCTTGAGGGTCCTTCAG GTTTTAGTGGTCGCGGTGAAGAACTGGAGAGCGGAGGTGCCACAGACCGCGGAAGAACTGTACGAAGTGCGGGATCATAGGTCCGCCAGAGAGGAGAGCTCATCCCCCCACACTTCTCAATTCGG GTTTTTAGACAAAGCAGCAATCCTCCCTAAGGGCACAGACCCGGCAAAATGGAAGGTGTGCACAGTGACCCAAGTGGAGGAAGTCAAGATCCTGACCAGGATGATGCCAATCCTCCTAAGCACCATTCTCATGAACACATGCTTGGCCCAATTACAGACCCTCTCGGTCCAACAAGGCACCCTCATGGACACAAACCTCGGCCACTTCCAAGTCCCTCCGGCCTCGATCCCGGTCATCCCTCTAGTCTTCATGTCCGTTCTCATCCCCGTCTACGAGTTCGCCTTTGTCCCCTTCATCCGGAGGTTCACGGGCCACCCGAATGGGATCACTCACCTCCAGAGGGTCGGGGTCGGGCTTGTCCTCTCGGCCATCTCGATGGGCATCGCCGGGCTCGTGGAGATCAAGAGGAAGCAGGAGCTCCTCCGACATAACTACAAAATCAGCCTCTTCTGGCTCTCCTTCCACTACGCGGTCTTCGGGATCGCCGACATGTTCACGCTGGTGGGCCTGATGGAGTTCTTCTACAGAGAGGCCCCCCTGGGCATGAGGTCGCTCTCGACCTCCTTCTCCTGGCTCTCTCTGTCGATCGGGTACTACCTGAGCTCCGCGTTCATCGGGCTCATCGACACGGTGACCGAGAGGTTGGGCAAGGGCAAGAGCAAGGGAGGATGGCTACAAGGGAGGGACTTGAACGCGAACCATGCGGAGCGGTTCTATTGGTTCCTGGCCATCCTAAGTGTGGTCAACTTTGTGAATTACTTGTTCTGGGCCAATTGGTACGAGTACAAGAACAATGTGCCTGGGGATGAGGAGATGCTTCTCAGAGCTGGGCCTAATAACAATGGTGCCACCAATGATGAATCGTTCGCTACAAGTATGAGCTTTGTTTCCAGGACTCAAGATTTCTCTGTGACccaagagaaagaagcagagagcACATCAAAATAG